GAGGCCCTCGGCCGCGTCGAGGCCGATGCCCGTGGTGGGCACGAGGGCGGCGTCGACGAGCAGCCGGCCGTGGGGGTCGTCGGTGACGACCACGGCGTGGTCGGCCAGCTCGGGGGTGAACAGGCGGGCCTTGGCCGCGAAGTAGCGCTCCATGGTGCCGTGGTGGTCGAGGTGGTCGGGGCTGAGGTTGGTGAACCCGGCCACCGCGAACCGGGTGCCGTCGACGCGGTGCTGGTCGAGGGCGTGGGACGACACCTCCATGGCCACGACCTCGACGCCGTCGGCCACGGCCCGGGCCATCTGGGTCTGCAGCTCCGGGGCCTCGGGCGTGGTCCGGGCCCCGGTGAGGGTCCCGACGGTCACGATGCGCCGGCCCGCCTCGCCGAAGATCGCGCCCAGGAGGTGCACCACGGTGGTCTTGCCGTTGGTGCCGGTGATGCCGAGCACCACGGCCCGGCGGGACGGGTGGCCGGCCACCAGCGAGGCGACGGGGCCGAGGGCGCGCCGCACCGACGCGACGCGGACCTCGGGCACGCCCAGGCCGAGGGGGCGCTCGCAGAGGAGGGCGGCGGCGCCGGCCGCCACCGCGGCGGCGGCGTGGTCGTGGCCGTCGGCCACCGCCCCGGGGATGCAGCAGAAGAGGTCGCCCGGGGCCACGGCCCGGGAGTCGTGGCTGGTGCGGAGGACCTCGGTGGCCCCGTCGCCGTCGAGCGACGCGGGGCCGACCCCGCCCGCGACCGCGACGACCCCGTCGAGGGTCGCGGGTCCGGTGGCGTCGGGCGCGGCGCTCACCCGCCGTCGCCGGCGGCGTCGGCCGCCCCGTCGCCGTCCGCGTCGACCGCGTCGACCGCGTCGTCCGCGTCGTCACCGGTCGCGCCCGGGTCGGACGCACCGTCGCCGGCGGTGCCGGTGGCGTCCTCCTCCCGCGCACCCGACGGCGGGATCACCGCGTCGGTGACGTCGCGGGCCGAGTCGGACAGGTCCGGGACCTCGCTGACCGAGCCGCCGGCGGCCGGGGGGATGTCGAGGTCGCGGACGGCCCAGCGGGCCAGCTCGGAGAAGGCGGGGGCGGCGACGTCGCCGGCGTAGATCGACCGGCTCGGGTCGGGCTCGTCCACCGCCACCAGGATCGACAGGTCCGGGTTCTCGGCCGGCAGCAGGCCCACGAAGGTGGCGACGTAGTGCATGCGACCGTCCTCGTCCTCGTAGCCGCCGTCGGGCTGGGGCTTGCGGGCCGTGCCCGTCTTGCCCGCCACCGAGTAGCCGGGGACGGCGGCGGCCTGGCCCGTGCCCCGGGACACGACCTGCTCCATCATGGCCCGCACCGACGCCGCCGTCGTCGCCGACACCACTCGGTGCGGCTCCTCGGAGGGCACCGGCTCCACCGTGCCGTCGGCCCGGGTCACCTCCCGGACCAGGCGGGCGGGGACGTAGGTGCCGTCGTTGGCCAGCACGTTGAAGGCCTGGAGCATCTGCAGCGCCGTCACCGACACACCCTGGCCGATGGGGACCGACCCGAGGGCCGTGCTCTGGTCGCGGTAGTCCTCGGCGTCGAGGAGGAGGCCGTGGGACTCGGCGGGGAAGTCGACCCCGGTGCCCGAGCCGAACCCGAAGCGCCGGAGGTACTCGTCGAGGCGGTCGCCGCCCAGGCCCTGGCCGAGCATGATCGTGCCCACGTTGGACGAGGTCGCCACGATGTCGGTGATCGACCAGTCCGTGGTGGGGTGCGGGTGCGAGTCGGTGAAGACGTGGTCGCCGACCTCGAGCTCGTCGGGCACCGACCACACCGTGTCCGGGGTGACGAGGCCCTCCTCGAGGGCGCCGGCCACGGTGATCACCTTGTTCACCGAGCCCGGCTCGTAGACGGTGGTGAGCCCGAGGTTGTTGGCGGAGGGGTCGAAGGCCCCGGTCTCCTCGTCCCGGCTCAGGTTGGCCAGCGCCAGCACCTCGCCGGTGGAGGGGCGGGAGATGATGGCGGTGCCGCCCTCGGCCCCGGCCCGCTCGAGGTGCTCGGCCAGGATGCGCTCGGTCTCGTACTGGAGGGCCTGGTCGAGGGTCAGCGACACCTGGGCGCCGGGCTGGGCCTCCTGGATGCGGCGGCGGGTGCCGGCGATGGCGCCGCCCCCGGGGGCCTTCGACCGCTCGTAGGTCACCTCGCCGGGGGTGCCGGTGAGCAGGTCGTCGAGCTGGAGCTCGAGGCCGGAGATGCCGGCCGACCCGTCGCCGCTCACGGTGCCGACGACCGAGCGGGCCAGGTCGTCGCTCGGCCGCTCGCGCTTGTACTCGAGGAACGTGCCGATGCCCCGGATGTCGAGGGCCTCGACGGTGTCGGCCACGTCGTCGTCGAGCACCCGGGCCAGCACGGAGAAGCGGCCCTCGCCGGTCATGCGGTCCTGGAGCTCGAGGCGGTCGACGTGGAGCAGCGGGGCCAGCTGGGCGGCCACCGCGCCCGGGTCGTCGATGATGCTGGGGTCGGCGTACACGGTGCGGCGGGGCACCGAGAGGGCCAGGGCCTGGCCGTCGCGGTCGACCAGGGCGCCGCGGCCGGCGGGGAGGGTGACCGACGCGATGCGCTGGTCCTCGCCCTCGGCCAGGTAGCGGTCGGGGTGGCGCACCTGCACGTCGACCAGGCGCACGCCGACCACGCCGAGCAGGACGAGGCTGAGCACCGGCAGGGTGAGGAGGCGACGGCGCAGCACGTGGACCGGCGGCGGCCGGCCGGCCCGCCCCGCCCGCCGCTCCCCCCGGCCCGGCACCGGGCGACGGGCCGAGGCCGGCGTCGTCAGGCGGGGCGCGGGGGGACGGCGGGGGGCGGGGCGGTCGCCGGCGGGGCGGCGGCGGGGGGACGGCGCTGTCCCTCCCGCCGCCGACCGGCTGGTGGAGCGGGCCCGCCCGGCGGGCCGGGGCGGGGTGCTGCGACCCGCTCGGTAGGCGTCGAAGGCCCCGGTGACCGGGCGCCGGGGCGTCATCCCTGGGAGCCTCCGGCTCCTCCGTCGGCGGCGCCGTCCGCGGCCCGCTCGTCGGTCGGGGCGCCCTCGGAGCCGGCCTCGCCGGCCGGGGCGGGCGGGGCCGGGGCCTCGCCGGGCGACAGCCAGGTGACGTCCTCGGGGACGACCATGCCGTCGCGGGTCGCGGCCTCGACGATGCGCTCCGGCGACTGGAGCTCGGCCACCTGGAGCTGCAGCCCCTGGTTCTGGCGGGTGGCCTCGGTGATCCGGGAGTCGACCCGGTCCAGCTCCCGCTGGCCCGAGACGATGGTGGTGTGCACCGCGGCGGCGAGGAGCAGCACGGCGAAGACGAGCACGGTGGACAGGGTGAGGACCAGCCGCACCCGGCCCCGCGGGACCTGGGGGGGCACGATCCGCAGCGGGGGCCGGGAGGGCCGCTCCTCGGCCGGACGGGCCCGGCGGGGCGCGGCGGCGGCGGGGCGCGGCGCGGTCACGGGGTCTCCCCGGGGGCCAGGGCCTCCACGGCCCGGAGCCGGGCGCTGGAGGCGCGGGGGTTGGCGGCCCGCTCGGCGTCGTCGGCCACCCAGGGCTTGCGGCGCAGCAGGCGGTGGGTGGGCTCGGCCCCGCACACGCAGGGCAGGCCCTCGGGGCAGGTGCAGCCGCCGTCGGCCGCGGCCCGGAAGCGGGTCTTCACCATCCGGTCCTCGACCGAGTGGAAGGAGATGACCGCCAGGCGGCCCCCGGGCACGAGGGCGTCGAGGGCGAGGTCGAGGGTGCGGTCGAGGGTGCCGATCTCGTCGTTCACCAGGATGCGGACGGCCTGGAAGACGCGCTTGGCCGGGTCCCCCCGACGCCGGCGGGCTGCGGGCAGCGCGCCGCGGACGGCCTCGGCCAGTTCCGAGGTGGTGCGGGGCTCGGCCTCGACCAGGGCCCGGGCCACGCGCCGGGCGTGGGGCTCGTCGGCCAGGTCCCGCAGGGCCCGGACCAGCGCGTCCTCGTCGACCTCGGCGAGGAGGTCGGCCGCGGTGCGGCCCCGGGTCTGGTCCATGCGCATGTCGAGGGGGCCGTCGCGGTCGGAGCGGTAGCTGAAGCCCCGCTCGGGTCGGTCGACCTGGGGGGAGGAGACGCCGAGGTCGGCGAGGACGGCGGTGACGTCGTCGGCCCCTGCTGCGTCCAGCACCGCAGGGAGGCCGTCGGAGCGGGCGTGGTGGAGCGAGACCCGCGACCCGAACCGGGCCAGCCGCTCGGCCGCGATCGCCAGGGCGTCGCGGTCCCGGTCGATGCCGACGAGGCGCAGCCCCGGGTGGGCGTCGAGCAGGAGGGCGGCGTGGCCGCCGAGGCCGACGGTGAGGTCGACGTAGGTGCCGCCGTCGGTGGCGGCGAAGACCGACGCCACCTCGGCCGCCAGGACGGGGACGTGGTCGTGGCCGCCGCCACGACGGGTGTCGGGGGTCTCGTGGTCGGCCATGGCCAGCACCATCTCTCTCTCCTCAGCTCTCGAGCTCGGGGATGTACGCGCTCTGCACGACGCCGAGGGTCACCAGGTGGTCGGCCCGCTCGTCGAGCTCCTCGGCGGTGATGGCCCCGGGCCACAGCTCCACCCGGCGCCCCCGACCCTGGAAGCGGACCTCGTCGGTGATGCCGACCTGGGACCGGACCTCCTCGGGCAGCACAAGGCGGCCCTGCAGGTCGAGGCCGAAGGTGACCGTGGAGCTCCAGAGGGTGCTCAGGTGGCGGTCGACGTCCTCACCTGCGTCGGCCAGCGAGGCCGCGGCCCGGGCGACGTAGAGGTCGAACTCCCCGGGGGCCATGGCCGCCAGGCAGGTGCCCCGCCAGGGGGTGATCAGGCCGCCGTCGGCCGCGAACGGGGCCCGGAAGGCAGCCGGCATGACCACGCGCGACTTGGCGTCGATGCCGTTGGTGAAGCGCCCGCACAGACGGGAGGGCGGCGCGGGGGCCGGTCCGTCGTCGCGGCGCGCCTCGCCCTCTGTCTCCACGCTCGCGTGCCCCATGCGGCAGAACCTACGCCCCCCTCAGTGGTCGGTCAACCCACTTCTGTGCACCATCGTGGGATCATCCCCCACCGACAGGGCTCACTGCGACGCGCCGCGGCCCCGTCCGCCGCCGGACCGCCGCTCAAGAGGGCAGGGAGGAGAGGAACGCCTCGACGAGGGCGTCGGCGCCCACGTCGAGCGGGGCGGCCCGCCCGGCCAGGTCGGCCGCGCCCCGGGCCCGGGCCTCGGGCGCCAGGTCGAGCAGGGCCAGGAGCTCCCCGGGCGCCCACCGCAGCAGCGCCGCGCCCTGGAACCAGGCCGCGGCCCGGGTCCGGCGCTGGGCCAGCCCCACCACCTTGGCCCCGCCCACCGTGACCTCGCCCGGGCCCAGCCCGCCGAAGCACACCAGCGTCGACCACGGGGTCGAGACCAACCCGCCCCGGTGGACCCCGGCCCCCGGCACCCCCGCGGCGGCGAGGGCCGCCGCCCACGTCTCCCCCACCCAGGTGAAGGCCCGCCCCACGTCGTGGTCCCACAGCGGGTCGTCGGCCGGGACCACCACATCGACCCACACCACCCCACCCGGCTCCACCAGCACCGCCCCCCCGCCGCTGCGCCGGCGCACCACCTCCACCCCGGCCCGGGCCGCGGCCGCCCGGTCCACGACGTCGTCGGGCTGGGTGCTCCCGAGCACCAGGGCCGGGGCGAGGACCCGGTGCACCCACACCTGGCGGGTGGCGGGCTCGGGCAGGCTGCGCCCGTGGAACTCGGCCGCGGTGCCCTCGGGGTGGGCCACCGCCCACGAGCGGGGCGCGGTCACCGGGGGGTCCGGGGACCGGCGTCCCGGGTCCACGAGGCCACCGTCAGGGCCCGCAGGCGGTCGGGGTCGGGCGGGGGCGCCAGCCCGGGCCCGGCCGGGACGGGGACGGTGCCGTCGGCCCCGGCGGGCACCGGGTCGACCACGTCGTCGGCGAACAGCAGGGCGGTGGGGCCGGCCAGGGCCGGGCCGGCGACCTCGGGCCGCCCGGCCAGGGCGCGGGCCGCGGCCCGGCCCACCCCGGACTCGAGCATGCCGCCGGCGTGGACCGCCCACCCGGCCGCGGCGGCCCGCGCCGAGGCGGCGGCGGCGGCCTCCACCCCGCCCAGGCGGGACGGCTTGACCGTGAGCATCGACCCGGTGCCGAGGGCCACGGCGGCGTCGAGGTCGGCCGGGGCGGCGACGGCCTCGTCGAGGGCCACCGGGACGTCGAGGCGGGCGACCGCCCGCCGGGCGCCGTCGTGGTCGCCGGGCGCCATCGGCTGCTCGACGAAGGCCAGGCCCTCCTCGGCGGCGCGCTGCAGCTCGCCCAGCGTGGTGGCGTCGAAGCTGCCGTTGCCGTCGACGGCCACGAGGAGGTCCGGCAGGGCCCGCCGGACGGCGGCGACCGGGGCCGCGCACCAGCCGGGCCGGACCTTCAGCACCACCAGGGCGGCCCCCGCGGCGACCGCGTCGGCCGCGGCCCGGGCCGTGGCCTCGACGTCGGCCGTGAACCCCACGGCCACGCCGAACGCGACCCGGTCGGCCAGGGGCCCGAGGAGCGCGGCCGGTCCCTCCCCGGCGCGCCGGAGGCGGAGGTCGAGCAGGGCGTCGCGGACGGCGCCCGACGCCATCGGGTGGCCGACGACGCCCACGCCGCGGCCCTCCAGCAGGGCGGGCACCAGCATGCGCCGCAGCACCCACCAGGCCCCGTCGGTCCACTCGGGGGCGTAGCCGGGACGGGCGAGGGTGGGGCACTCGCCCCACCCCGCCACCCCCTCGGCGTCGGTGACCTCCACCAGGACCACCTCGCGACGGTCCTCCCGGCCGTGGGCCGCGAGGTGGGGGCGGAGCAGGGGCAGCGCGACGCGGTGGAGGGTGACCCGGGCCACCGGCGCCGGGCCGGTCATGCGGCCTGGAGGTACTGCTGCCAGTCGTCGGGCACCGCGCCCACGGCCGTGGTGACCCACAGGGAGCGGCGGGGCGGGGCCGGGGGGCAGAGGAGCCGCAGGCCGGAGTCGGCGAGCAGCCGGTCGCCCTTGCGGAGGTTGCACGGCCGGCAGGCCGCGACCACGTTGTCCCACGTGTGGAGCCCGCCCCGGCTGCGGGGCCGGACGTGGTCGATGGTCTCGGCCCGCGAGCCGCAGTACTGGCAGGCGTGGCCGTCGCGGGCGAGGACGCCGCGCCGGCTGACCGACAGGTGGCGCTGGTAGGGCACCCGCACGAGCGAGCGGAGCCGCACGACCGAGGGCACCGCCAGGGTGAGGTGCTCGGAGTGGAGGACCTCCGGGCCCGCGTGCACGACCTCGGCCCGCTCGCTCAGGACGAGCACGGCGGCGCGACGGCCGGCCACCACGCTCAGCGGCTCGTAGGTGATGTTGAGCACCAGGGCCCGGGCCATCGCCGGGACGCTACTGCGCCCCCCGGGCCCACGGGAGGCCGGTTCCGGCGCGGCCTCAGGCCTCGTCGGGCGCAGCCGCCCGGCGGCGGCGGGCCCGGACGGCGACGACCGACAGGAGCCCGACCAGGCCGGCGGTGCCGGCCACCGGGACCAGGGCCCCGCCGCCCCCGTCGTCACCCTCGGTCACGGCCATGGTGCCCTCGGGCGCGCCCTGGGCCCGCTCGTCGCCGTCGCCCGGGGCCGCTCCGTCGGCCTCGTCGGCCGCGGCCCGGTCGCCCTCGGGGTCGGCCACCGCGTCGCCGGCCTCGGTGGTGGTCGTCGCCGGCGCGGTCGTGGTGGTCGAGGAGGACGAGGACGACGACCCCGGCGGACGGGTCGTGGTCGCGCCCCCGGGCCCGGCGTCACCGGGGGGTGGCGCCGTCGTGGGGGTGCCGGCCGCGCCGCCGCCCTCCGGCGGCGCCGGGGTCGGCCCGGGTGCGTCGCCGCCCGGACGGGGGGTCGCGGTGCCCGCACCGCCCCCGGCGGGGGGGCCGGTCGCCGGCGGGGCGGTGGTGGGCGGCGCCGTGCTGGGGGGCGGGGTCGGGGCGCACATGTCGTACACGCGGGACGCGGACCACGAGGTGCCGGTCCCCCACTGCCACGCCTCGACGCCGCCCGCCGCCGGGCGGGTGGACCCGGCCCCGACCTGCGAGTACCGGTAGCCCTGGTAGTAGCTCCAGGACCGGGGCTCCTGGCAGACCAGGCACGAGGGGCCGGCCGCGCACCCCACCTGCTCGCCGCTGCGGGGGTCGGTGAGGGCGCACACCGCGCCCCCGCCGACCGAGCCGTAGCCCTGGACGACCGGGGCCAGCCCGGCCCGCCGGAGCACGTCGATCCCGGTGCCGCCGGGGTCGACGCAGGCGGTGAAGAGGGAGCGGCCCGGGAACGAGACGGCCACGCCCACCCCGCCCGCGGCGCGCGCCGCGGCGTCGCAGGCGACGGGGGTGGCCGCCGGGGCCGCGGCGGCCGGGGTCGGGGCGAGGGCCAGGGCCCCCGCCAGGACGAGCGCCCCGGCGAGGGCCACGAGCCCGGCGACGAGGCCGAGGGGCGAGCGGCGGACGGCAGCCATCGTCAGGCGGCCGGGCCCGTCTTGCGGACGTACTCCGAGGACCCGGCGATGAGCAGGACCAGGCGCTCGGGGCTCTGGCCCCGGCGGATCTCGCCCACCCAGAAGTCCCGGCCGGCGACGTCGGTGTCGCGGCGGAGCAGCTGGTGGTAGGTGTCGGTCACCAGGACCCGGAGGGCCTCGGTCGAGCCGAGCAGGGTGCGGGCCACCTGCTGGCGGCTGCGCCCCGACGCCAGCTGGCCCAGGGCCCACTGCCGCCCGGCGGCGTCGGCCGGTCGGCCCACGACGACCGGGTACACGGCGTCGACCCACGACTCGGCGGTCGGCGGCCCGGCGGGGAAGGCCGGCGCGGTGGAGTCGTAGTACTCCTGGGTGCCGAGGAGGTAGGCGGCGGCGTCGTACCGCCGACCGTCCCGCACGGCGGCGGCCAGGATCGCGCGCTCGTCGCCGTCCAGCACGGGCTGCTCGAGCCCGTCGAGGCCGTACTGCGCGACCAGGCGGTCCACGACCCGGCGGTTGTACTCGCCGGTGCCGGTGAGGCGCCGGGCGTACTGGGCCGGGGTCAGGGCACCCGAGTCGAGCTGGCCCGCCCAGAAGGCCGACCCGGACGCATCGGTGAGCCGCCCCAGGAGGTCGGCGTAGATGGCGTTCACCAGGCGACGGTTCGCACCCACCGTGGGCGCCGTGCAGCCTGCCCCGGCGTAGGGCCAGGAGCCGTCCGCGGCCACCAGGGCCTGGACGGCCTGGGTGGTGGCGAAGGTGTTGAGGCCGAACCCGTCGTTGGGGCCGGCGATGTGGCCGTCGGGCTGCTGGCGGGCCTCGAGGGTCGCCGTCGGCGACGGGTACGGCAGCCCGGCGATGCGGGGGTCGACGGCGTCGCGCCAGCACGGCGCGTCGGGGTCGCCCCCGAGGGTGGCGGCGGCGAGGACCACCATCGACGTGGAGTTGGGGTTGCCGTCGTCGAAGGCGGTGGCCCACTCCCCCGTCCACTCCTGGGTGAGGCCGAGGCTGAGGACCGCCCGGGCCACGGCCGGGGCCGTGTCGGGACCCGAGGCGTCGTCGGCGAGGGTGAGGGCGATGACGACCGAGGCGGTCAGGTCGGGGTCGGTGCCCGTGCCCCCCGGGTCGCCCGAGAAGTCGAAGGACCCGTTGGCCTGCTGCGAGGCCACGATGGACGAGAGCAGCGCCGGGGGGGCCAGCTGCCCGCGGGCGCCGTAGGCCCAGGCCGCGAAGACCCGCCCGCCGAAGGGCAGCCCGGCGAAGTCGCCGGCACCCCCGGCGCCCGCCTCGAGGGCGGCGACCAGGTCGACCGGCTCGGCCGTGTCGTCGGAGGGGTCGAAGTCGGTCGGGTCGAGGCCGAGCGGTGCGGCGACCAGGGCGATGACCTTGCCGGCCTGGGCCGACGCCGTGGCGGCGTCGCCGCCCTGGACCGAGTCGACCCAGTCGTCGACGGCGTCGAGGGCGTCGTTGCCGTCGGTGGTGACGGCCTCCACGGCGGCGAGGGCGGCGGCCTCGTCCCAGCCGGGGCCGGGCTGGCCGGCGGCGGCCAGGGCGAGGACGGCGTCGGGGGTCTCGAAGCCGGGGAAGTCGGCCAGCTCGAAGCCGCCGTCGGCCTCCTGCTGGGACGCCAGCCAGGCCGTCGCCGCGTCGACCTCGGCGGAGGCGCGGGGTGTGGCCGGGGCCGTCGGGGCGGCGCCGGCCGGTGCGGCGAGCAGCGGGACGGCGGCGAGGGTCGCGGCCGCGAGGCCGGCGAGACGGGTGCGCGTGCGCAAGGGGTTCTCCTCCTGTGCCCCCAGATCCTTCGAGGGGCGGTGGGGCCGCGGAGCGGCCGTGGGCAGGGCCGGTCGGGCCGGCGGCAGGGCGGGTCACCTGGCTTGCGGCCTCCGGGGAGGTCGCTCACAGCTGCGGGTCAGCGCCGGACTTGCACCGGCTTCCCCCGTCGTCCCGGGTTGTCTCTCCCGGGGGGTCGACCGACCGCAACATCCGGGTTGCGGCCGACCTCTGCTGGCTGCGTACCGTACGCACCGGGTCCGAGACCGTCAAAGACCGCAGGAGGTGGCACCGGTGACCAGCCCCCTGCAC
Above is a window of Iamia majanohamensis DNA encoding:
- a CDS encoding division/cell wall cluster transcriptional repressor MraZ, with the protein product MGHASVETEGEARRDDGPAPAPPSRLCGRFTNGIDAKSRVVMPAAFRAPFAADGGLITPWRGTCLAAMAPGEFDLYVARAAASLADAGEDVDRHLSTLWSSTVTFGLDLQGRLVLPEEVRSQVGITDEVRFQGRGRRVELWPGAITAEELDERADHLVTLGVVQSAYIPELES
- a CDS encoding peptidoglycan D,D-transpeptidase FtsI family protein produces the protein MLRRRLLTLPVLSLVLLGVVGVRLVDVQVRHPDRYLAEGEDQRIASVTLPAGRGALVDRDGQALALSVPRRTVYADPSIIDDPGAVAAQLAPLLHVDRLELQDRMTGEGRFSVLARVLDDDVADTVEALDIRGIGTFLEYKRERPSDDLARSVVGTVSGDGSAGISGLELQLDDLLTGTPGEVTYERSKAPGGGAIAGTRRRIQEAQPGAQVSLTLDQALQYETERILAEHLERAGAEGGTAIISRPSTGEVLALANLSRDEETGAFDPSANNLGLTTVYEPGSVNKVITVAGALEEGLVTPDTVWSVPDELEVGDHVFTDSHPHPTTDWSITDIVATSSNVGTIMLGQGLGGDRLDEYLRRFGFGSGTGVDFPAESHGLLLDAEDYRDQSTALGSVPIGQGVSVTALQMLQAFNVLANDGTYVPARLVREVTRADGTVEPVPSEEPHRVVSATTAASVRAMMEQVVSRGTGQAAAVPGYSVAGKTGTARKPQPDGGYEDEDGRMHYVATFVGLLPAENPDLSILVAVDEPDPSRSIYAGDVAAPAFSELARWAVRDLDIPPAAGGSVSEVPDLSDSARDVTDAVIPPSGAREEDATGTAGDGASDPGATGDDADDAVDAVDADGDGAADAAGDGG
- the rsmH gene encoding 16S rRNA (cytosine(1402)-N(4))-methyltransferase RsmH, with the protein product MVLAMADHETPDTRRGGGHDHVPVLAAEVASVFAATDGGTYVDLTVGLGGHAALLLDAHPGLRLVGIDRDRDALAIAAERLARFGSRVSLHHARSDGLPAVLDAAGADDVTAVLADLGVSSPQVDRPERGFSYRSDRDGPLDMRMDQTRGRTAADLLAEVDEDALVRALRDLADEPHARRVARALVEAEPRTTSELAEAVRGALPAARRRRGDPAKRVFQAVRILVNDEIGTLDRTLDLALDALVPGGRLAVISFHSVEDRMVKTRFRAAADGGCTCPEGLPCVCGAEPTHRLLRRKPWVADDAERAANPRASSARLRAVEALAPGETP
- a CDS encoding DUF4214 domain-containing protein, whose protein sequence is MRTRTRLAGLAAATLAAVPLLAAPAGAAPTAPATPRASAEVDAATAWLASQQEADGGFELADFPGFETPDAVLALAAAGQPGPGWDEAAALAAVEAVTTDGNDALDAVDDWVDSVQGGDAATASAQAGKVIALVAAPLGLDPTDFDPSDDTAEPVDLVAALEAGAGGAGDFAGLPFGGRVFAAWAYGARGQLAPPALLSSIVASQQANGSFDFSGDPGGTGTDPDLTASVVIALTLADDASGPDTAPAVARAVLSLGLTQEWTGEWATAFDDGNPNSTSMVVLAAATLGGDPDAPCWRDAVDPRIAGLPYPSPTATLEARQQPDGHIAGPNDGFGLNTFATTQAVQALVAADGSWPYAGAGCTAPTVGANRRLVNAIYADLLGRLTDASGSAFWAGQLDSGALTPAQYARRLTGTGEYNRRVVDRLVAQYGLDGLEQPVLDGDERAILAAAVRDGRRYDAAAYLLGTQEYYDSTAPAFPAGPPTAESWVDAVYPVVVGRPADAAGRQWALGQLASGRSRQQVARTLLGSTEALRVLVTDTYHQLLRRDTDVAGRDFWVGEIRRGQSPERLVLLIAGSSEYVRKTGPAA
- a CDS encoding enolase C-terminal domain-like protein; the encoded protein is MTGPAPVARVTLHRVALPLLRPHLAAHGREDRREVVLVEVTDAEGVAGWGECPTLARPGYAPEWTDGAWWVLRRMLVPALLEGRGVGVVGHPMASGAVRDALLDLRLRRAGEGPAALLGPLADRVAFGVAVGFTADVEATARAAADAVAAGAALVVLKVRPGWCAAPVAAVRRALPDLLVAVDGNGSFDATTLGELQRAAEEGLAFVEQPMAPGDHDGARRAVARLDVPVALDEAVAAPADLDAAVALGTGSMLTVKPSRLGGVEAAAAASARAAAAGWAVHAGGMLESGVGRAAARALAGRPEVAGPALAGPTALLFADDVVDPVPAGADGTVPVPAGPGLAPPPDPDRLRALTVASWTRDAGPRTPR
- a CDS encoding lipoyl protein ligase domain-containing protein yields the protein MTAPRSWAVAHPEGTAAEFHGRSLPEPATRQVWVHRVLAPALVLGSTQPDDVVDRAAAARAGVEVVRRRSGGGAVLVEPGGVVWVDVVVPADDPLWDHDVGRAFTWVGETWAAALAAAGVPGAGVHRGGLVSTPWSTLVCFGGLGPGEVTVGGAKVVGLAQRRTRAAAWFQGAALLRWAPGELLALLDLAPEARARGAADLAGRAAPLDVGADALVEAFLSSLPS
- a CDS encoding HNH endonuclease — encoded protein: MARALVLNITYEPLSVVAGRRAAVLVLSERAEVVHAGPEVLHSEHLTLAVPSVVRLRSLVRVPYQRHLSVSRRGVLARDGHACQYCGSRAETIDHVRPRSRGGLHTWDNVVAACRPCNLRKGDRLLADSGLRLLCPPAPPRRSLWVTTAVGAVPDDWQQYLQAA
- a CDS encoding UDP-N-acetylmuramoyl-L-alanyl-D-glutamate--2,6-diaminopimelate ligase, which codes for MSAAPDATGPATLDGVVAVAGGVGPASLDGDGATEVLRTSHDSRAVAPGDLFCCIPGAVADGHDHAAAAVAAGAAALLCERPLGLGVPEVRVASVRRALGPVASLVAGHPSRRAVVLGITGTNGKTTVVHLLGAIFGEAGRRIVTVGTLTGARTTPEAPELQTQMARAVADGVEVVAMEVSSHALDQHRVDGTRFAVAGFTNLSPDHLDHHGTMERYFAAKARLFTPELADHAVVVTDDPHGRLLVDAALVPTTGIGLDAAEGLVLSAAGSRFTWRGQPVSLPLAGRFNVRNALLAAEVAVAAGLAPDVVARGLGRTPPVAGRLEPVDAGQPFAVLVDYAHTPDGLAQVLAALREVGEGRLVVVFGCGGDRDAAKRPLMGAAAAAADKVVLTTDNPRSEDPGAIIEAVLAGIPPDTDLVVEPDRRAALAVAFADAAPGDVVLVAGKGHETTQVIGDQVLAFDDRLVAAELLGGAR